CACCGCCGAACTCGACTCGGCGATGACCCTCGGCATCACCCCGGTCGGCGCCGCCCGGGCCCCGGCGGACGGCGGCCTGCCCGACTACTGGCCCGCCTCCCGACTCGCCGGGATCACCGTCGTCGGAGAGATCGGCTCCCCCGACACCGCGGTGATCCGGCGTCTGAAGCCGGATCTCATCCTCGGCAACCAGGTCCGGGACGCCGCCCACTTCGAGACCCTGAGCCGGATCGCGCCGACCGTCCTCACCCCGGCCACCGGCCACCCCTGGAAGGCCAACTTCCAGCAGCACGCCCAGGCGCTCGGCCGGCAGGCCGCCGCCGACGCGGTGACCGCCGCCTACCAGCGGCACGCCGGCCAGGTCGCCCAGGCGCTCGGCCAGGCCGGGCGACGGATCAGCCTGGTCCGCTTCGTCGAGAACGCCCCGATCCGGCTGTACGCCCGGCAGAACTTCCTCGCCACCCTGCTCGACGACGTCCAGCTGGCCCGGCCCGACCAGCAGAACGCCGCCCAGTTCGCGGTCGAGATCCCGGCCGACCAGATCGCCCGGGCCGACGGCGACGTCCTGCTCTACGCCGTCTACGGCGACCCCGAGGCGGCCGGCGCCACCGCGACCCTGGCGAGCCCCGGCTGGCAGGCGCTCGCCGCGGTCAAGGCCCACCGCGCCTTCCCGGTCTCCGACCAGCTGTGGTTCCAGGGCATCGGCTACACCGGCGCCAACGCCGTCCTGGACGAGCTGCAGCACCTGCTGGGGGCGTGACCGGCACGCGCCGGAGCGGTCGAGTACCGTCCACGACGGCTGACTCCTCGGCATATCCTGCACTGGAACCCTGACCGCGCCGGGCGGCCCGGTTGCACGCTGGAGGACAGATGCTCACACGGCTTGAGGTCGACGGGTTCAAGAACCTTCTCGACCTGGCCGTCGAGCTGGGCCCCTTCACCTGCATCGCGGGCGCGAACGGCACCGGCAAGTCGAATGTCTTCGACGCCATCCAGTTCCTGAGCCTGCTGGCCGACCGTTCGTTGATGGAGGCGGCCCAGGAGGTACGGGGGACTCACGGCGAACGCCACGGCGACGCTCGGGACCTGTTCTGGAACGGCTACGCGTCCGGGGGGCACCGGATGCGGTTCGCCGCCGAGATGATCGTGGCACCGGAGCCGACGGAGGACGACTTCGGGCGGCTCTCCGAACCGCCGA
The sequence above is a segment of the Kitasatospora sp. NBC_00240 genome. Coding sequences within it:
- a CDS encoding iron-siderophore ABC transporter substrate-binding protein is translated as MPPQITRRALFTGLGGAALGACAGPGTPTTDSATDTPPPAGPRVVTLDTAELDSAMTLGITPVGAARAPADGGLPDYWPASRLAGITVVGEIGSPDTAVIRRLKPDLILGNQVRDAAHFETLSRIAPTVLTPATGHPWKANFQQHAQALGRQAAADAVTAAYQRHAGQVAQALGQAGRRISLVRFVENAPIRLYARQNFLATLLDDVQLARPDQQNAAQFAVEIPADQIARADGDVLLYAVYGDPEAAGATATLASPGWQALAAVKAHRAFPVSDQLWFQGIGYTGANAVLDELQHLLGA